In Sutterella faecalis, a genomic segment contains:
- a CDS encoding oxidative damage protection protein, translated as MARMVHCVKLGKEAEGLDYPPFPGELGKRIWLNVSKEAWGEWTRLQTMMVNEYQLNLADLSARKHLMSQCERYFFGDGKTGDLPNYTPKA; from the coding sequence ATGGCCCGTATGGTCCACTGCGTGAAGCTCGGCAAGGAAGCCGAAGGTCTTGACTACCCGCCGTTTCCCGGCGAGCTCGGCAAGCGCATCTGGCTCAATGTGAGCAAGGAAGCCTGGGGCGAGTGGACGCGCCTGCAGACGATGATGGTGAACGAGTACCAGCTCAATCTCGCCGACCTTTCGGCGAGAAAGCACCTGATGAGCCAGTGCGAGCGCTACTTCTTCGGCGACGGGAAGACGGGCGACCTTCCCAACTACACGCCCAAGGCCTGA
- the hrpA gene encoding ATP-dependent RNA helicase HrpA, producing the protein MADNRALFAAFQKVRADVDQALEETRRKEAEKRAAEEAARLEERRRKRAGIPGEKLAAKSVSQSVEKAPAKPLLKPAPRPVGKPSAASSPKPQPPKEPQRFSTPKGAFGSMLADAAAASGARFREAKGRDSAEDRKNPEVREAPKNQNASVVGEPSKAVRANPARRESPAPQRRGSPNEEKRPAARRPETRPGNGTPAREGLRPQKRKPDGAERKTDGRSRGREKLSFLERRTPIPPFALMPGLPVSERAPEIIRAIEENQVIIVCGETGSGKTTQLPKICLMAGRGQTGRIGHTQPRRIAASSIARRIAEELKTEPGDVVGFKVRFTDHTAPGATIKLMTDGILLAETQGDPLLRAYDTIIIDEAHERSINIDFLLGYLKRLLPKRPDLKVIVTSATIDAERFAKHFAKDGKDAPVLTISGRTYPVEIRYRPIEDPDEDDDQILSAIDDAVTELEIAGRGDILVFLPGEREIRDAADWLRKSRVGKADILPLYARLSASEQDRVFKPSGGLRRIILATNVAETSVTVPGIRYVVDTGLARVKRYSYRSKVEQLLVEPVSQASANQRAGRCGRVADGICIRLYDENDFNRRPAFTDPEIMRSNLAAVILRAISLHLGDIREFPFVQAPPPKAIADGYAILQELGSLTDAGELTEVGRALARLPVDPKLGRMLLAGSEKNALRELLIITSGLSVQDPRERPVDQQQAADEAHRKLADERSDFLSFVKVWDFVEKARSEKESNRKFDQEMKRRFLSPRRLREWREVEGQLRMLVTDLGWRMNTAPATYEEVHRSLLTGLLGNIGSKTVESDFRAPPYAGARGIKFWIWPGSVRAKKAGRWVLAGQIIETTKLYARCVADIDAEWIEAAAGSLIRRAWSEPHWEKRRGEVVAMERGTLYGLTIYQQRRVSFAPHDPKLARELFIREALVAGELDAKLSFFQHNQRLVREIEELEHKTRRPDVLVDDELIFSFYDRELPQDVCSLKTLEKWLAEERKKNPKVLELTKDELMRHGAEGVTNEWFPKSIRMAGIDMTLSYQFEPGSPRDGITMTVPLFALNQLDPVRAEWLVPGMVKEKAQVLLKSLPQKIRRNCVPLADYAAGFLTRSGGGAPQPRGFLEVLADDVRSETGVPCTPADFKVEQLPAHLILNFKVIDEHGRQLAMGRNLAQLRAELGAEAQETFRNVAQQDAEVAKDLADQITNWTFGELPELMEIQRRGETLIGHPALVDEGDACAIEVFDDPLEAQKAHRKGLRKLFRLTLREQVKFVERSLRDLGRVQMQASVVPGLAKNFENFDDLENDVVDCVLEATAMADPLPTDEESFQARREDARGRLSLVAGEVSRLLTEVATIAGTIPLKLKRMTQEKSLCEDVTRELEGLFPPHFLLSAPLSQLMHYPRYLKAVVYRLEHFSDDPARDASRQAQIERLSVPWQRAVAARRGQPDEHLEEFRWMLEELRVSLFAQQLRTPMPVSVKRLERIWQSISRL; encoded by the coding sequence ATGGCGGACAACCGTGCTCTTTTTGCGGCCTTTCAGAAGGTGCGCGCAGATGTGGATCAGGCGCTCGAGGAAACGCGCCGAAAGGAAGCTGAAAAGCGTGCGGCCGAGGAGGCCGCGCGCCTTGAGGAACGGCGCCGTAAGCGCGCCGGCATCCCCGGGGAGAAGCTCGCCGCGAAATCTGTCTCGCAGTCCGTAGAGAAGGCGCCTGCAAAGCCGCTTCTTAAGCCCGCCCCGAGACCTGTCGGGAAGCCTTCCGCGGCGTCTTCTCCAAAGCCTCAGCCTCCGAAGGAGCCGCAGAGGTTTTCGACGCCTAAGGGCGCCTTCGGCTCCATGCTCGCCGATGCGGCCGCCGCTTCGGGCGCTCGATTCCGCGAGGCGAAGGGGCGCGATTCGGCAGAAGACAGGAAGAACCCTGAAGTCCGGGAGGCTCCGAAAAATCAGAACGCTTCCGTCGTCGGGGAGCCTTCGAAGGCGGTGCGTGCGAATCCGGCGCGTCGGGAAAGCCCCGCGCCTCAGCGCAGGGGTTCGCCCAACGAGGAGAAGCGCCCGGCCGCAAGGCGGCCCGAGACGCGTCCCGGAAACGGGACCCCGGCGCGCGAGGGCCTCCGTCCGCAAAAAAGGAAGCCTGACGGCGCGGAACGAAAGACGGACGGGCGCTCGCGCGGGAGGGAGAAGCTCAGCTTTCTTGAACGCCGGACCCCCATTCCGCCTTTTGCTCTCATGCCGGGACTGCCGGTTTCCGAGCGGGCGCCGGAGATCATCCGCGCAATTGAAGAGAATCAGGTGATCATCGTCTGCGGCGAAACGGGTTCGGGCAAAACCACGCAGCTTCCGAAAATCTGCCTCATGGCCGGCCGCGGTCAGACGGGGCGGATCGGGCACACGCAGCCGCGCCGCATTGCCGCGAGCTCGATTGCCCGCCGCATTGCCGAGGAACTTAAAACGGAGCCGGGCGATGTTGTGGGCTTCAAGGTGCGCTTCACGGACCATACGGCCCCGGGCGCGACGATCAAGCTCATGACGGACGGCATTCTCCTTGCCGAAACGCAGGGGGATCCCCTGCTTCGCGCCTACGACACCATCATCATCGACGAAGCGCACGAGCGATCGATCAATATTGATTTTCTCCTCGGATACCTGAAGCGCCTTCTGCCCAAGCGCCCCGACCTCAAGGTGATCGTGACTTCGGCCACGATCGACGCCGAGCGCTTTGCAAAGCACTTCGCGAAGGACGGGAAGGACGCGCCGGTCCTCACGATTTCCGGGCGCACCTATCCGGTGGAAATCCGCTACCGGCCGATCGAGGATCCGGACGAGGACGACGATCAGATCCTTTCGGCAATTGACGACGCCGTGACGGAACTTGAAATCGCGGGCCGGGGAGACATTCTGGTATTTCTTCCGGGCGAACGCGAAATCCGGGATGCGGCGGACTGGCTCAGAAAATCCCGCGTCGGGAAGGCGGACATCCTCCCCCTCTATGCGCGTCTTTCCGCTTCCGAGCAGGATCGGGTCTTCAAGCCCTCGGGGGGCCTGAGGCGCATTATTCTCGCCACCAATGTGGCGGAAACGTCGGTCACGGTGCCCGGGATCCGCTATGTCGTCGATACGGGGCTCGCGCGCGTGAAGCGCTATTCATACCGCTCAAAGGTCGAGCAGCTTCTCGTCGAGCCCGTGAGCCAGGCTTCGGCCAATCAGCGCGCGGGCCGCTGCGGCCGCGTGGCCGACGGCATCTGCATCCGCCTCTACGACGAAAACGACTTCAACCGCCGTCCGGCCTTCACGGATCCGGAAATCATGCGCTCGAACCTTGCCGCCGTGATCCTGCGCGCGATTTCGCTCCATCTCGGCGACATCCGGGAGTTCCCCTTCGTGCAGGCGCCGCCGCCGAAGGCCATTGCCGACGGCTACGCGATTCTGCAGGAACTCGGTTCCCTTACGGATGCGGGAGAACTTACCGAAGTGGGCCGCGCGCTCGCTCGTCTTCCGGTCGACCCGAAGCTCGGACGCATGCTGCTTGCTGGTTCGGAAAAGAATGCGCTCAGAGAGCTCCTCATCATTACGTCGGGACTTTCCGTGCAGGATCCGCGCGAACGCCCGGTCGATCAGCAGCAGGCGGCCGACGAGGCGCACAGAAAGCTCGCCGACGAGCGCTCCGACTTTCTTTCCTTCGTCAAGGTCTGGGACTTTGTCGAAAAAGCGCGGTCCGAAAAGGAAAGCAACCGCAAGTTCGATCAGGAAATGAAGCGGCGCTTCCTGTCGCCGAGGCGCCTTCGCGAGTGGCGCGAGGTCGAGGGGCAGCTGAGAATGCTCGTCACCGATCTCGGCTGGCGCATGAATACGGCGCCCGCCACGTACGAGGAAGTGCATCGCTCGCTTCTGACCGGTCTTCTCGGCAACATCGGGTCCAAAACCGTGGAAAGCGACTTCCGGGCGCCTCCCTATGCGGGGGCCCGGGGGATCAAGTTCTGGATCTGGCCGGGGTCGGTGCGCGCCAAGAAGGCGGGACGCTGGGTGCTCGCGGGGCAGATCATTGAAACCACAAAGCTCTATGCGCGCTGCGTCGCGGATATTGATGCCGAATGGATTGAAGCCGCTGCGGGCAGCCTCATCCGCCGCGCCTGGAGCGAACCGCATTGGGAAAAGCGCCGCGGCGAAGTGGTGGCGATGGAACGCGGAACGCTCTACGGCCTCACGATTTATCAGCAAAGACGCGTTTCCTTTGCGCCCCATGATCCGAAGCTCGCACGAGAACTCTTCATCCGCGAGGCGCTCGTGGCGGGCGAACTTGACGCGAAGCTCTCCTTCTTTCAGCACAATCAGCGGCTCGTGCGCGAGATTGAGGAGCTCGAGCACAAAACCCGGCGTCCGGACGTGCTCGTTGACGACGAATTGATCTTCAGCTTCTACGACCGGGAGCTTCCTCAGGATGTGTGTTCCCTGAAGACGCTCGAGAAGTGGCTTGCGGAGGAAAGAAAAAAGAACCCGAAGGTGCTCGAGCTCACGAAGGATGAACTCATGCGTCATGGCGCCGAAGGCGTCACGAACGAATGGTTCCCGAAGTCGATCCGCATGGCAGGGATCGACATGACGCTTTCCTACCAGTTTGAACCCGGCAGTCCCCGGGACGGCATCACGATGACGGTGCCCCTCTTTGCGCTCAATCAGCTCGATCCCGTGCGTGCGGAATGGCTGGTGCCCGGCATGGTGAAGGAAAAAGCGCAGGTGCTGCTCAAAAGCCTTCCGCAGAAGATCCGCCGCAACTGCGTGCCGCTCGCGGACTATGCCGCGGGATTCCTCACGCGATCGGGGGGCGGCGCTCCGCAGCCTCGCGGCTTCCTCGAGGTTCTCGCCGACGACGTGCGTTCCGAAACGGGCGTTCCCTGTACGCCCGCCGACTTCAAGGTCGAGCAGCTCCCCGCCCATCTGATCCTCAATTTCAAGGTCATCGATGAGCACGGCCGGCAGCTCGCCATGGGCCGCAACCTCGCGCAGCTTCGTGCTGAACTCGGTGCTGAAGCGCAGGAAACCTTCAGAAACGTCGCGCAGCAGGATGCAGAGGTCGCCAAGGACCTCGCGGATCAGATCACCAACTGGACTTTCGGCGAACTGCCGGAACTGATGGAGATCCAGCGCAGGGGCGAAACGCTTATCGGTCATCCTGCGCTCGTCGACGAAGGCGACGCCTGCGCGATCGAAGTCTTCGACGATCCGCTCGAAGCCCAGAAAGCGCACCGGAAGGGATTGAGAAAGCTCTTCCGCCTCACGCTTCGCGAACAGGTGAAGTTTGTCGAAAGGAGTCTGAGAGATCTCGGGCGCGTGCAGATGCAGGCCTCAGTGGTTCCGGGACTTGCGAAAAACTTCGAGAATTTCGACGACCTCGAAAACGACGTGGTCGACTGCGTGCTTGAAGCGACCGCCATGGCGGATCCGCTGCCCACTGACGAAGAGTCCTTCCAGGCGCGGCGCGAGGATGCCCGCGGACGGCTTTCTCTCGTTGCGGGCGAGGTCTCGAGGCTCCTCACGGAGGTCGCAACCATTGCGGGGACGATTCCGCTGAAGCTGAAGCGCATGACGCAGGAAAAGTCGCTTTGCGAGGATGTGACGCGCGAGCTCGAGGGGCTCTTTCCGCCGCACTTTCTCCTCTCGGCGCCGCTCAGCCAGCTCATGCACTATCCGCGATACCTGAAGGCGGTCGTCTACCGGCTCGAGCACTTCAGCGACGATCCGGCAAGAGACGCTTCCCGTCAGGCTCAGATCGAGCGGCTCTCCGTGCCCTGGCAGCGGGCCGTGGCCGCCCGCCGCGGTCAGCCCGACGAGCACCTCGAGGAATTCCGGTGGATGCTCGAGGAGCTTCGCGTCTCGCTCTTCGCGCAGCAGCTGAGGACGCCGATGCCCGTGAGCGTGAAGCGCCTCGAGCGCATCTGGCAGTCGATTTCAAGACTTTGA
- a CDS encoding PAS domain S-box protein, translating to MSTPRPDPLITDAFKNLNASDRLPAITQRALWASWAALFLVAAFLLGISWLVIGADREAETIRLKQSTDLVIQSIEARITGTAEILQKLSMRLMHSPEGNYSLASADLSASTLMADRREVIEIALVSREGDVIHGWRSVSLQTQAIFNSASDVRDAPTLRAIEEVLLEDRSASTTFYSSESSDRVFINLVVPTPTRSHVLVARLDLSWLLSTAEQRLSSSRYQFQFLLNDRPVLASGGQRSTIASSSLVAPIHYRAPITFLHHAKGANMMLEARSYEHALFATNRVQYFAVAGLAVMLLLAVAIVFYYQRQQHRSHRLLATEYSLRRAMSESAVVGLRVADLSGKILYVNETFPRIVGYPAKDLLGREPPYPYWIENLMPHIDAALSHADSSAQTLRFQAKKKNGDLFWAELRLSPILDETGRAFGTIGALFDVTPLVTARQRVEDANERFTRVVESMASAIAVLSEPDRSTLFFANRSYRTLFNDLPYGGARLLKRFEATPASVQSEGIFDEESGRWFDVRLQPIVWTRSEPAVMMIATDITERRELELAREAQLRRAESTHRLVTMGEMASSLAHELNQPLAAIANYANAAATMLAAGTLSKEREAQSFSRIENQAQRAGRIIQRIRGFAKKTDAKLEPVAVQTVIQETLELANIQARKLESSIELHVPENLPLMMGDGVMLEQLLLNLLKNGMEACAGANLPPERRVMRLYAEIDPQDASRIRFSIVDHGPGIPEELRSKLFDAFYSTKSEGMGMGLNICRSIAELHGGELIVKTTPGGGSTFSFTVPVIGPGSEKA from the coding sequence ATGTCCACACCACGTCCGGACCCGCTGATTACAGACGCCTTCAAGAACCTCAACGCTTCCGACAGGCTCCCGGCCATCACGCAGCGCGCGCTCTGGGCCTCCTGGGCGGCGCTCTTTCTCGTGGCGGCCTTTCTTCTCGGCATCTCCTGGCTCGTGATCGGCGCCGACCGGGAGGCGGAAACCATCCGCCTCAAGCAGTCGACCGACCTCGTCATCCAGTCGATTGAAGCCCGCATTACCGGCACGGCCGAAATTCTGCAGAAGCTCTCGATGCGCCTCATGCATTCGCCCGAAGGGAACTATTCCCTTGCCTCGGCCGATCTCTCCGCCTCAACCCTCATGGCCGACCGCCGGGAGGTGATTGAAATCGCGCTTGTTTCCCGCGAGGGCGACGTGATTCACGGCTGGCGCTCGGTGTCGCTTCAGACGCAGGCGATCTTCAATTCCGCTTCCGACGTGCGGGACGCGCCGACTCTGCGCGCCATTGAAGAGGTCCTCCTCGAGGACCGGTCGGCCAGCACGACCTTCTACTCTTCGGAATCGTCCGACCGGGTCTTCATCAACCTCGTGGTTCCGACCCCCACGCGCTCGCATGTGCTTGTGGCCCGTCTTGACCTCTCGTGGCTTCTCTCAACAGCCGAGCAGCGCCTTTCCTCGTCGCGCTACCAGTTCCAGTTTCTCCTCAACGACCGGCCCGTACTCGCGTCGGGCGGGCAGCGCTCGACCATTGCCTCCTCCTCCCTCGTCGCCCCCATTCACTACCGCGCGCCCATCACGTTCCTTCACCACGCGAAGGGCGCCAACATGATGCTCGAGGCGAGAAGCTACGAACACGCGCTCTTTGCGACGAACCGCGTGCAGTACTTTGCGGTTGCCGGACTTGCCGTAATGCTCCTTCTCGCGGTCGCCATCGTCTTTTACTACCAGCGCCAGCAGCACCGCTCGCACCGGCTCCTTGCGACGGAATATTCGCTTCGCCGCGCCATGTCCGAGTCCGCCGTGGTCGGCCTCCGGGTTGCGGATCTCTCGGGAAAAATCCTTTACGTCAACGAAACCTTCCCGAGGATTGTGGGCTACCCCGCGAAGGATCTTCTCGGGCGCGAACCGCCCTATCCCTACTGGATCGAAAATCTGATGCCCCATATCGATGCCGCACTCTCGCATGCGGATTCATCGGCTCAGACGCTGCGCTTTCAGGCAAAGAAGAAGAACGGCGACCTCTTCTGGGCGGAGCTCCGGCTTTCCCCCATTCTTGACGAAACCGGACGCGCCTTCGGCACGATCGGCGCGCTCTTTGACGTGACGCCGCTCGTGACCGCACGGCAGCGCGTCGAGGACGCGAACGAGCGCTTCACGCGCGTGGTGGAGTCGATGGCAAGCGCCATTGCGGTGCTCTCCGAACCCGACCGCAGCACGCTCTTCTTTGCCAACCGCTCCTACCGGACGCTCTTCAACGACCTCCCCTACGGGGGCGCAAGACTTCTGAAGCGCTTTGAGGCAACGCCTGCGTCCGTACAGAGCGAAGGCATCTTCGATGAGGAATCGGGCCGATGGTTCGACGTGCGCCTGCAGCCCATCGTCTGGACGCGCTCCGAACCCGCCGTCATGATGATCGCCACCGACATTACCGAGCGGCGCGAGCTTGAGCTTGCCCGCGAGGCGCAGCTGAGGCGCGCCGAATCGACGCACCGCCTCGTGACGATGGGCGAGATGGCAAGCTCCCTCGCTCACGAGCTCAATCAGCCGCTTGCCGCCATCGCCAACTACGCCAATGCGGCCGCCACGATGCTCGCCGCCGGCACGCTTTCGAAGGAGCGCGAGGCGCAGAGCTTCTCGCGCATTGAAAATCAGGCGCAGCGTGCGGGCCGCATCATTCAGCGCATCCGCGGATTTGCGAAAAAAACCGACGCCAAGCTCGAGCCCGTGGCCGTGCAGACTGTGATTCAGGAAACGCTCGAACTCGCCAACATTCAGGCGAGAAAGCTCGAGAGCTCGATTGAGCTGCATGTTCCGGAGAATCTCCCCCTCATGATGGGCGACGGCGTGATGCTCGAGCAGCTGCTTCTCAATCTTCTCAAAAACGGCATGGAGGCCTGCGCCGGGGCGAACCTCCCGCCCGAGCGCCGCGTCATGAGGCTTTATGCGGAAATTGATCCGCAGGACGCTTCGCGCATCCGCTTCTCGATCGTCGACCACGGGCCCGGCATTCCGGAGGAGCTTCGCTCGAAGCTCTTTGACGCCTTCTATTCAACAAAGAGCGAGGGCATGGGAATGGGACTCAACATCTGCCGCTCGATTGCCGAGCTTCACGGCGGAGAACTCATTGTGAAGACTACTCCCGGAGGCGGTTCCACTTTCTCCTTCACGGTGCCCGTCATCGGACCGGGAAGCGAAAAGGCATAA
- a CDS encoding D-alanyl-D-alanine carboxypeptidase family protein has protein sequence MRFSFKHLIFAAAAAAYAVGAALPAQAAASNAATVKTAAKTAKVAKAAPKKATAKKTSVNRLKASAKKVAIQKKRPVKRSKVRRAGMSPSQATLAGLRKTEDPLMLGSSVAYVMDQDTGEELVVKNADVPLPIASVTKLMTALVIAESDLSLDEKVRITREDYVRSTARSKMANGMRITREALLKAALMSSDNRAAHALARTYPGGKRAFVAKMNERAQELGMSDSLFADPTGLDNRNHSTARDLGKLVAAVYQYQEIREASTQPVARITAGKRSVRLATTNRLIGDPSWKIGIQKTGFTTAAGRCMVVQSDVGERRLVMVVLDSPSNAKRANDMRTMRDYVAAENRFSQEFAAVAPWVIF, from the coding sequence ATGCGTTTTTCCTTCAAGCATCTGATTTTTGCGGCAGCTGCCGCTGCGTACGCTGTCGGCGCGGCGCTTCCGGCTCAGGCTGCCGCCTCGAACGCGGCGACGGTGAAGACTGCCGCTAAGACGGCAAAGGTCGCCAAGGCGGCGCCCAAAAAGGCAACGGCGAAGAAAACGTCCGTCAACCGCCTGAAAGCCTCTGCAAAGAAGGTTGCCATTCAGAAAAAACGCCCCGTGAAGCGCTCGAAGGTGCGCCGCGCCGGCATGTCGCCTTCGCAGGCAACGCTCGCGGGCCTGAGAAAAACCGAGGATCCCCTGATGCTCGGCAGTTCCGTCGCTTACGTGATGGACCAGGATACGGGCGAAGAGCTCGTCGTGAAGAACGCGGACGTGCCGCTTCCCATTGCTTCCGTCACGAAGCTCATGACGGCCCTCGTGATTGCCGAGAGCGACCTCAGCCTCGATGAAAAGGTGCGCATCACGCGCGAGGACTATGTCCGCTCGACCGCCCGCTCCAAGATGGCGAACGGCATGCGGATTACCCGCGAAGCGCTCCTCAAGGCTGCGCTCATGTCGAGCGACAACCGCGCCGCGCATGCGCTCGCCCGCACCTACCCGGGCGGGAAGCGCGCCTTTGTGGCAAAGATGAATGAGCGAGCCCAGGAACTCGGCATGTCGGACTCCCTCTTTGCGGATCCGACGGGGCTCGACAACCGCAACCATTCGACCGCCCGCGATCTGGGCAAGCTCGTCGCCGCTGTTTATCAGTATCAGGAAATCCGGGAAGCCTCGACCCAGCCTGTAGCGAGAATTACTGCCGGGAAGAGAAGCGTGCGTCTGGCTACAACGAACCGCCTCATCGGCGACCCGTCCTGGAAGATCGGCATTCAGAAGACGGGCTTCACGACGGCCGCAGGCCGCTGCATGGTGGTTCAGAGCGACGTGGGCGAACGCCGCCTCGTCATGGTGGTGCTTGATTCGCCGAGCAACGCCAAGCGCGCGAACGACATGCGCACGATGCGCGACTATGTCGCAGCGGAAAATCGGTTCAGTCAGGAATTTGCTGCGGTCGCGCCCTGGGTGATCTTCTGA
- the rpiA gene encoding ribose-5-phosphate isomerase RpiA gives MTEKQPMSQTELKRLVARAALDYIVPGEILGVGTGSTVDQLIDQLPGIRERIPACVSSSERSTKRLEALGFKVLDMNEVESIGVYIDGADEIDPGFAMIKGGGGALTREKIVASISGKFVCIADASKKVDVLGRFPLPVEVIPMAAGAIRRRLEALGASVKLRDFVTDNGCSILDAAGLSISDPKALEDEINSWPGVVTVGLFAHRGADVLLLGTSEGVKTFRKAE, from the coding sequence ATGACGGAAAAACAGCCCATGAGTCAGACGGAACTGAAGCGCCTTGTCGCGCGCGCTGCGCTCGACTACATCGTGCCGGGCGAAATTCTCGGCGTCGGCACGGGCTCGACGGTCGACCAGCTGATCGACCAGCTGCCCGGCATCCGCGAGCGGATTCCGGCCTGCGTCTCGAGTTCCGAACGGTCGACGAAGCGCCTTGAGGCGCTCGGCTTCAAGGTGCTCGACATGAATGAGGTCGAATCGATCGGGGTCTACATTGACGGCGCCGATGAAATTGATCCGGGCTTTGCGATGATCAAGGGCGGCGGCGGCGCGCTCACGCGCGAAAAGATCGTCGCTTCCATTTCGGGAAAGTTCGTCTGCATTGCCGATGCCTCAAAGAAAGTCGACGTGCTCGGGCGCTTCCCGCTTCCCGTGGAGGTGATTCCCATGGCGGCGGGCGCGATCCGGCGCCGTCTTGAGGCGTTGGGCGCCAGCGTGAAGCTGCGCGACTTCGTGACCGACAACGGCTGCAGCATTCTCGATGCGGCCGGTCTTTCCATTTCGGATCCGAAGGCGCTCGAGGATGAAATCAACAGCTGGCCCGGCGTCGTGACGGTGGGGCTTTTCGCGCATCGTGGCGCCGACGTGCTTCTGCTCGGCACGTCCGAGGGCGTGAAGACCTTCAGAAAGGCGGAGTAG
- a CDS encoding (Fe-S)-binding protein, which translates to MTAPMPADFPIRPAFWNVPIWGEIGVYLLAAVTIALCAWGVCLNVKRWQKSRSDRLASDPERRNRLVSEVALQSRIRETKAGRMHAILVLGFFVLFLGTATATLDWDVGHYVFGTQFLKGNVYLFYKLALDIAGLAVLLAIGFGVYRRWYTPSDLPRDARFVCAYSSLAFIILSGYVIEGLRLAVQQPQWMNFSPVGALLAKLFLATGAGTPALESAHIILWVVHGLAALAFIATIPFTFYAHLYRTPMGIAVRKPGPNGALKKIDNIEEQETFGLSSVAQLRWTDRAALDACVECGRCNDVCPAVRAGTPLKPRTIVMKLRDRAKEGEADGKKLVGDIVTHEELFSCTTCGACARACPAEIQTPDFIVDMRRHLALEAGEFPEGAAAALENTASVGNPWGLDPYERMDWAKDLDVPVAEEGERYDVLYWVGCAASYDRRARRIARSMVKILRAAGVNFAVLAEERCHAEFARRLGEEYLYQTAAQENIENLSRYTFERILTACPHCFNTLGNEYPEFEGGKFTVIDHPTFIRELMTSGRLRLEGGVTDELTVWHDPCYLARQNHIVEAPREVLGTLRPNKTFPKEAGEKTFCCGAGGGQMWTDQQNGKKRINVIRLEALRETGANSVATACPHCLTMLESARAVSGKEAEDMRIADIAEIVASAIPDEEKSA; encoded by the coding sequence ATGACCGCTCCTATGCCCGCGGACTTTCCCATCCGCCCTGCTTTCTGGAACGTCCCGATCTGGGGCGAAATCGGCGTCTACCTCCTCGCCGCCGTCACCATCGCGCTCTGCGCCTGGGGCGTCTGCCTCAATGTCAAACGCTGGCAGAAATCCCGCAGCGACAGGCTCGCCTCCGACCCTGAGCGCAGGAATCGCCTCGTGAGCGAAGTCGCCCTCCAGTCGCGCATCCGCGAAACCAAGGCGGGACGCATGCATGCGATTCTGGTTCTCGGCTTCTTCGTGCTCTTTCTCGGAACTGCCACAGCGACGCTTGACTGGGACGTGGGCCATTACGTCTTCGGAACGCAGTTTCTGAAGGGGAACGTCTACCTCTTCTATAAGCTCGCGCTCGACATCGCTGGTCTGGCGGTTCTCCTTGCCATCGGCTTCGGCGTCTACCGCCGCTGGTACACGCCGTCGGACCTTCCCCGCGACGCGCGCTTTGTCTGCGCTTATTCGAGTCTCGCCTTCATCATTCTCTCGGGATACGTGATCGAAGGTCTTCGCCTTGCGGTGCAGCAGCCTCAGTGGATGAATTTTTCGCCGGTCGGCGCGCTTCTCGCAAAGCTCTTCCTTGCAACGGGCGCCGGTACGCCCGCACTGGAATCCGCGCACATCATTCTGTGGGTGGTGCACGGCTTGGCTGCGCTCGCCTTCATTGCGACCATCCCCTTTACTTTCTATGCGCATCTCTACAGAACCCCCATGGGGATCGCAGTCAGAAAGCCCGGCCCCAACGGCGCCCTGAAAAAGATCGACAACATTGAAGAGCAGGAAACCTTCGGACTTTCCTCTGTCGCGCAGCTTCGCTGGACGGACCGTGCCGCGCTCGACGCCTGCGTGGAATGCGGCCGCTGCAACGATGTCTGTCCGGCCGTACGCGCCGGTACGCCGCTCAAGCCCCGCACGATCGTGATGAAGCTCCGCGACCGCGCGAAGGAAGGCGAAGCCGACGGAAAGAAGCTCGTGGGCGACATCGTCACGCACGAGGAGCTCTTCTCCTGCACGACCTGCGGCGCCTGCGCGCGAGCCTGCCCGGCCGAAATTCAGACGCCCGACTTCATCGTCGACATGCGCCGTCATCTCGCGCTTGAAGCCGGCGAATTCCCGGAAGGCGCCGCCGCGGCGCTCGAAAATACCGCTAGCGTCGGCAATCCCTGGGGGCTCGACCCCTATGAACGAATGGACTGGGCCAAGGACCTTGACGTTCCGGTGGCCGAGGAAGGCGAACGCTACGACGTGCTCTACTGGGTCGGATGCGCCGCAAGCTACGACCGCCGTGCGCGCCGTATTGCGAGGAGCATGGTGAAGATCCTGCGCGCCGCCGGCGTCAACTTTGCCGTGCTTGCCGAAGAGCGCTGCCACGCGGAGTTCGCAAGACGCCTGGGCGAGGAATATCTCTACCAGACGGCCGCACAGGAAAATATTGAAAACCTCTCGCGCTACACGTTTGAAAGAATTCTTACGGCCTGCCCGCACTGCTTCAATACTCTTGGGAATGAATACCCGGAATTCGAGGGCGGCAAGTTCACCGTCATCGATCACCCGACCTTCATTCGGGAGCTCATGACGTCCGGACGGCTCAGGCTCGAGGGCGGCGTGACCGATGAACTTACCGTCTGGCACGATCCCTGCTACCTCGCGCGTCAGAACCATATCGTCGAGGCGCCCCGCGAAGTGCTGGGCACCCTGCGGCCGAATAAGACCTTCCCGAAGGAAGCGGGAGAAAAAACCTTCTGCTGCGGCGCCGGAGGCGGTCAGATGTGGACCGATCAGCAGAACGGCAAAAAGCGCATCAACGTGATCCGTCTTGAAGCCCTGCGGGAAACGGGGGCGAATTCGGTTGCAACCGCCTGTCCGCACTGCCTCACCATGCTCGAGAGCGCCCGCGCCGTGAGCGGAAAGGAAGCCGAAGACATGCGCATTGCCGATATTGCTGAAATTGTGGCGAGCGCCATTCCGGACGAAGAAAAAAGCGCCTGA